From Medicago truncatula cultivar Jemalong A17 chromosome 7, MtrunA17r5.0-ANR, whole genome shotgun sequence, a single genomic window includes:
- the LOC11420139 gene encoding magnesium-protoporphyrin IX monomethyl ester [oxidative] cyclase, chloroplastic: MAAEMALVKPISKFTPKFSNIPRRTVSSYSIRMSATPTATPTSTKPSKKPNKTAIKETLLTPRFYTTDFDEMETLFNTEINKNLNEDEFEALLQEFKTDYNQTHFVRNKEFKEAADKLDGPLRQIFVEFLERSCTAEFSGFLLYKELGRRLKKTNPVVAEIFSLMSRDEARHAGFLNKGLSDFNLALDLGFLTKARKYTFFKPKFIFYATYLSEKIGYWRYITIYRHLKQNPEYQCYPIFKYFENWCQDENRHGDFFSALMKAQPQFLNDWKAKLWSRFFCLSVYVTMYLNDCQRTDFYEGIGLNTKEFDMHVIIETNRTTARIFPAVLDVENPEFKRKLDRMVVINQKILAIGETDDNSVVKNFKRIPLIAALVSELLAAYLMKPIESGSVDFPEFERGLVY, encoded by the exons ATGGCAGCAGAAATGGCTCTTGTGAAACCAATTTCAAAATTCACACCAAAATTCAGCAACATTCCTAGAAGAACAGTTTCATCATATTCCATAAGAATGTCTGCTACTCCAACAGCAACACCAACTTCAACAAAACCAAGcaagaaaccaaacaaaactGCCATCAAAGAGACCCTTTTGACACCAAGATTCTACACAACTGATTTTGATGAAATGGAGACCCTTTTCAACACTGAGATTAACAAGAACCTTAATGAAGATGAGTTTGAAGCTTTGCTTCAGGAATTTAAGACTGATTACAATCAAACTCATTTTGTTAGGAACAAGGAGTTTAAGGAAGCTGCTGATAAACTTGATGGCCCTCTTAGACAGATCTTTGTTGAGTTTCTTGAGAGGTCTTGTACTGCTGAATTCTCTGGTTTTCTTCTCTACAAAGAGCTTGGAAGGAGACTTaag AAAACCAACCCTGTGGTGGCTGAGATTTTCTCTCTGATGTCCAGGGATGAAGCTAGGCATGCAGG GTTTTTGAATAAGGGTTTATCTGATTTCAATTTGGCATTGGACTTGGGATTCTTGACAAAGGCTAGAAAGTACACATTTTTCAAGcccaaatttattttctatgcTACATATTTGTCTGAGAAAATTGGATACTGGAGATACATAACCATATACAGACATCTCAAACAAAATCCCGAGTACCAATGTTATCCCATTTTTAAGTACTTTGAGAACTGGTGCCAAGATGAGAACAGGCATGGAGATTTCTTCTCTGCTTTGATGAAAGCACAGCCACAATTTCTCAATGACTGGAAGGCGAAGTTGTGGTCACGCTTCTTCTGTCTATCG GTTTATGTCACCATGTATCTGAATGATTGCCAACGCACAGATTTCTATGAAGGAATTGGACTTAACACAAAAGAGTTTGACATGCATGTCATAATCGAG ACAAACCGAACAACTGCAAGGATTTTCCCAGCTGTACTTGATGTTGAGAACCCAGAGTTTAAGAGAAAGTTGGACCGGATGGTGGTGATAAACCAGAAGATTCTTGCTATTGGCGAGACTGATGACAATTCAGTAGTGAAGAACTTTAAGAGGATTCCACTGATTGCTGCCCTGGTATCTGAGCTTTTGGCTGCGTATCTGATGAAACCAATTGAGTCAGGATCCGTAGATTTCCCCGAGTTTGAACGGGGGCTTGTGTACTGA
- the LOC11408933 gene encoding probable protein S-acyltransferase 4: protein MIRSRNSQIGSSPSGGGAHDMKPRRLYQVWRGGNKFLCGGRLVFGPDVASLFLTTFLIAAPAIAFCVKMYLKAKHEKANNGDHLFWCPVVIVGSVLTILDFLFLLLTSGRDPGIIPRNSTPPDYDDAFNIPTPSMEWINGSTPHLKLPRTKDVLVNGHTVKVKFCDTCLLYRPPRTSHCSICNNCVQRFDHHCPWVGQCIGRRNYRYFFMFISTSTILCLYVFVFSCINLSQKDFWDGISHDYVSDFLIIYCFIAVWFVGGLTAFHFYLICTNQTTYENFRYQYDKKGNPYNKGSLRNIGETLCSSIPASMNNFRSFVQQDEHTMVGCLTPNLADGILTPKEKIDVEMGSRRADDGGFPIPELLRNFDFDSFEDDMKFEDEEGQHSFDPFYSVEEDVKDSSRTSNATVLNFHSIAIEDSTEESVCSSHAGFEVTESDQRLVTVDEINATKATDDRNDSC from the exons ATGATTAGGAGTAGAAATTCTCAAATTGGGTCTTCTCCTTCTGGAGGTGGGGCCCATGATATGAAACCAAGGAGGCTTTATCAAGTTTGGAGGGGTGGCAAT AAATTTCTCTGTGGTGGGAGACTGGTTTTTGGTCCTGACGTAGCTTCCTTGTTTCTTACAACATTCCTAATTGCTGCACCTGCAATTGCATTTTGTGTTAAGATGTATCTTAAAGCAAAGCATGAGAAGGCCAATAATGGTGATCATCTTTTTTGGTGTCCTGTAGTGATTGTGGGTTCAGTTCTCACTATTCTG GATTTCCTATTCCTTCTCTTGACTTCTGGGAGAGATCCTGGAATTATCCCGAGAAATTCAACACCTCCAGACTATGATGACGCGTTTAATATACCTACTCCTTCTATGGAGTGGATTAATGGTTCGACCCCTCATTTAAAACTACCTCGAACTAAAGATGTACTTGTGAATGGTCATACGGTGAAAGTGAAGTTCTGTGATACATGCTTGCTATATCGACCGCCTCGTACTTCTCATTGTTCTATATGCAACAACTGTGTCCAGAGATTTGATCATCACTGCCCCTGGGTTGGCCAGTGCATCGGAAGA CGAAACTATCGGTACTTCTTCATGTTTATTTCAACATCAACCATTTTGTGCCTATATGTCTTTGTGTTCTCTTGTATCAATCTTTCGCAGAAAGATTTTTGGGATGGAATCTCACATGATTATGTATCGGATTTTCTCATTATATACTGCTTCATTGCTGTCTGGTTTGTTGGTGGGCTCACAGCTTTCCATTTCTATCTCATTTGTACAAATCAG ACAACTTACGAGAACTTCCGGTACCAATATGATAAAAAAGGGAACCCATACAATAAGGGATCACTAAGAAATATTGGAGAAACGCTTTGTTCCAGTATTCCTGCTTCAATGAATAATTTCCGATCGTTTGTACAACAGGATGAACATACGATGGTTGGGTGTTTGACTCCGAATCTTGCGGATGGGATTTTGACTCCAAAGGAGAAAATTGATGTTGAAATGGGATCTAGGCGTGCAGACGACGGTGGTTTTCCAATTCCCGAACTTCTgcgaaattttgattttgatagttTTGAGGATGACATGAAGTTTGAAGACGAGGAGGGACAACATTCATTTGATCCATTCTACAGTGTTGAGGAAGACGTAAAAGATTCGAGCCGAACATCTAATGCTACAGTTTTAAATTTCCATAGTATCGCAATCGAAGATTCAACGGAAGAGTCTGTTTGTAGCTCCCATGCTGGATTCGAAGTCACAGAATCTGATCAAAGGCTTGTTACTGTTGATGAAATAAATGCAACTAAAGCAACTGATGACAGAAATGACTCATGTTAA
- the LOC11411488 gene encoding probable protein S-acyltransferase 3 — protein MSLKFLFGGRVVFGQDASSLFLTTFLIGGPAITFCIRMLLIMKEEDTLYNHLVLFGGVFLTILDFTFLFMTSGRDPGIIPRNSQLPESDESCHTNSQSMEWVNNKTPNLKLPRVKDVMVNGHTVKVKFCDTCLLYRPPRASHCSICNNCVQKFDHHCPWVGQCIGSRNYPFFIMFISSSTLLCIYVFSFSWVNLLGQQGRLWASMSEDVLSVALITYCFIAVWFVGGLTVFHLYLISTNQTTYENFRYRYDKKENPYTKGIVANFKELSCSKIPNPLINFREWVAEEDDMQDESFTSDLEKGFISSKQKFDMDMGVYGKEGKKVPNILQNLDYNGIDDHLKKKKNAPFEIFVPVDHDLTFSQWRSKVGVDGPDVKP, from the exons ATGTCACTT AAATTTCTATTTGGTGGAAGAGTAGTCTTTGGTCAGGATGCATCATCTCTTTTTTTGACAACGTTCCTGATCGGAGGTCCGGCAATAACATTCTGCATAAGAATGTTATTAATAATGAAGGAGGAAGACACTCTTTATAACCACCTTGTACTTTTCGGAGGAGTGTTCCTCACAATTTTG GATTTTACGTTTCTCTTCATGACATCTGGTAGAGATCCAGGAATTATCCCTAGGAATTCACAACTACCTGAATCAGATGAATCATGTCACACAAATTCACAATCTATGGAATGGGTGAACAATAAAACTCCTAACCTCAAACTACCTAGAGTGAAGGATGTGATGGTCAATGGTCATACAGTGAAGGTGAAGTTCTGCGATACTTGCTTGCTATATCGTCCACCACGCGCTTCTCATTGCTCTATTTGCAATAACTGTGTTCAAAAGTTTGATCATCATTGCCCTTGGGTTGGTCAATGTATTGGATCA CGAAACTATCCATTCTTCATAATGTTCATATCATCGTCAACCTTGTTGTGCATATACGTCTTCTCATTTTCTTGGGTTAATCTTCTTGGACAACAAGGTAGATTGTGGGCATCCATGTCAGAAGATGTCCTATCGGTTGCTCTCATTACATATTGCTTCATAGCCGTTTGGTTTGTCGGTGGCCTAACAGTGTTCCATCTTTACTTGATTTCCACCAACCAA ACAACTTATGAGAATTTCCGGTACCGCTACGATAAGAAGGAAAATCCATATACAAAAGGAATAGTGGCAAATTTCAAAGAACTTTCCTGTTCAAAGATTCCAAATCCACTGATCAATTTCAGAGAATGGGTTGCAGAAGAGGATGATATGCAAGATGAATCCTTTACTTCAGATCTCGAAAAAGGTTTTATAAGCTCGAAACAAAAGTTCGACATGGACATGGGAGTATATGGCAAGGAGGGTAAGAAAGTACccaatattttacaaaatttggaTTACAATGGCATTGATGATCAtctgaagaaaaagaagaatgctccatttgaaatttttgttcctGTTGATCACGATCTAACATTTTCCCAATGGAGATCCAAAGTCGGAGTCGATGGTCCAGATGTGAAGCCATAG
- the LOC11414786 gene encoding histone-lysine N-methyltransferase, H3 lysine-9 specific SUVH1, translating into MDHNLGQESVPADKSRVLNVKPLRTLVPVFPSPSNPSSSSNPQGGAPFVAVSPAGPFPAGVAPFYPFFVSPESQRLSEQHAPNPTPQRATPISAAVPINSFKTPTAATNGDVGSSRRKSRTRRGQLTEEEGYDNTEVIDVDAETGGGSSKRKKRAKGRRASGAATDGSGVAAVDVDLDAVAHDILQSINPMVFDVINHPDGSRDSVTYTLMIYEVLRRKLGQIEESTKDLHTGAKRPDLKAGNVMMTKGVRSNSKKRIGIVPGVEIGDIFFFRFEMCLVGLHSPSMAGIDYLTSKASQEEEPLAVSIVSSGGYEDDTGDGDVLIYSGQGGVNREKGASDQKLERGNLALEKSMHRGNDVRVIRGLKDVMHPSGKVYVYDGIYKIQDSWVEKAKSGFNVFKYKLARVRGQPEAYTIWKSIQQWTDKAAPRTGVILPDLTSGAEKVPVCLVNDVDNEKGPAYFTYIPTLKNLRGVAPVESSFGCSCIGGCQPGNRNCPCIQKNGGYLPYTAAGLVADLKSVIHECGPSCQCPPTCRNRISQAGLKFRLEVFRTSNKGWGLRSWDAIRAGTFICEYAGEVIDNARAEMLGAENEDEYIFDSTRIYQQLEVFPANIEAPKIPSPLYITAKNEGNVARFMNHSCSPNVLWRPIVRENKNEPDLHIAFFAIRHIPPMMELTYDYGINLPLQAGQRKKNCLCGSVKCRGYFC; encoded by the coding sequence ATGGATCATAATTTGGGTCAAGAATCTGTTCCTGCTGATAAGTCCAGGGTTTTAAATGTTAAGCCATTGAGGACTCTTGTTCCGGTGTTCCCTTCACCGTCTAACCCTTCATCGTCTTCAAATCCACAAGGTGGTGCTCCTTTTGTTGCTGTTTCTCCTGCTGGTCCTTTCCCTGCTGGTGTTGCACCCTTTTACCCTTTCTTTGTTTCACCGGAGTCTCAGAGGCTTTCTGAACAACATGCACCAAACCCAACTCCTCAACGTGCCACACCAATATCTGCTGCAGTTCCAATTAACTCATTCAAGACTCCAACTGCGGCGACAAATGGAGATGTTGGCTCGTCACGGAGGAAAAGCCGGACTCGTCGTGGACAGCTTACCGAGGAAGAAGGCTACGATAATACTGAGGTAATTGATGTAGATGCTGAAACTGGGGGTGGGAGTTCAAAGCGCAAGAAGAGGGCAAAGGGACGACGAGCTAGTGGTGCTGCTACCGATGGGAGTGGTGTGGCTGCCGTTGATGTTGATCTAGATGCGGTTGCTCATGATATTCTCCAATCAATCAACCCCATGGTTTTTGATGTAATAAATCATCCTGATGGTAGTAGGGACTCGGTGACATATACACTTATGATATACGAAGTGCTCCGAAGAAAGCTTGGACAAATTGAAGAGTCAACAAAGGACCTTCATACTGGAGCAAAGCGACCTGATTTGAAGGCAGGCAATGTTATGATGACTAAAGGGGTTAGGAGTAACAGCAAGAAAAGGATTGGAATCGTGCCTGGTGTTGAAATTGgagatattttctttttccgATTTGAGATGTGCTTAGTGGGATTACATTCACCTTCTATGGCTGGAATTGATTACCTGACTTCCAAAGCAAGTCAAGAGGAAGAGCCATTAGCTGTTAGTATTGTCTCCTCTGGAGGATATGAAGATGATACAGGCGATGGGGATGTGTTGATTTATAGTGGCCAAGGTGGAGTTAACCGTGAAAAGGGAGCAAGTGATCAAAAGCTTGAAAGGGGTAATCTTGCTTTGGAAAAGAGTATGCATAGAGGTAACGATGTGAGAGTCATTAGGGGTTTGAAGGATGTAATGCATCCATCTGGGAAGGTATATGTCTATGATGGAATTTACAAGATTCAAGATTCATGGGTGGAGAAAGCAAAATCTGGATTCAATGTATTCAAGTATAAATTAGCGAGGGTGCGTGGGCAGCCTGAAGCATATACGATATGGAAATCCATTCAACAATGGACCGATAAGGCGGCTCCAAGAACAGGGGTTATATTGCCCGATCTTACTTCCGGGGCTGAAAAAGTCCCTGTTTGTCTTGTTAACGATGTTGATAACGAGAAGGGCCCTGCATATTTCACTTACATCCCCACTCTCAAGAATTTGAGGGGAGTTGCTCCTGTGGAATCTTCATTTGGTTGTTCTTGTATTGGTGGGTGTCAACCTGGCAATCGTAACTGTCCTTGCATTCAAAAGAATGGAGGTTACCTTCCATATACTGCAGCTGGGTTAGTTGCGGACCTAAAATCCGTGATACATGAGTGTGGTCCTTCTTGTCAGTGCCCTCCTACTTGCCGAAATCGGATTTCCCAAGCTGGCCTAAAATTTCGTTTGGAGGTGTTTAGAACTAGTAACAAAGGTTGGGGCCTAAGATCGTGGGATGCTATTCGTGCTGGTACTTTTATATGTGAGTATGCAGGGGAAGTCATAGATAATGCTAGAGCCGAGATGCTTGGTGCTGAAAACGAAGACGAATACATTTTTGATTCTACTCGCATCTATCAGCAGCTGGAAGTTTTTCCTGCTAATATTGAAGCTCCAAAGATCCCATCTCCGCTTTATATCACAGCAAAGAATGAAGGGAATGTTGCTCGGTTTATGAATCATAGCTGCTCTCCAAATGTGTTGTGGCGTCcgattgtacgtgaaaataaGAATGAACCGGATCTCCACATTGCTTTCTTTGCAATTAGACACATCCCTCCTATGATGGAGCTAACTTATGATTATGGGATAAATCTTCCTCTCCAAGCAGGTCAAAGGAAAAAGAATTGCTTATGCGGATCTGTGAAATGCAGAGGTTACTTTTGTTAA